The proteins below are encoded in one region of Clostridium estertheticum:
- the gltA gene encoding NADPH-dependent glutamate synthase, with amino-acid sequence MDKMKRVPIEEQDPKIRATNFAEVCLGYTEDEAVKEATRCLNCKKPMCVSKCPVAIDIPGFIKHVKNKEFVEAVKVIAKYSALPAVCGRVCPQETQCESKCILGIKGDAIAIGKLERFVGDYSRVHNVDLSETKPKNGIKVAVVGSGPSGLTCAGDLAKAGYDVTIFEALHEAGGVLVYGIPEFRLPKETVVKHEVENVKKLGVKLETNVIVGRTVTIDQLMEDEDFKAVFIGSGAGLPMFMGIPGENLNGVFSANEYLTRNNLMKAYKEGYQTPIRTGEKVAVVGGGNVAMDSVRTAVRLGAEGHIVYRRSESELPARVEEVHHAKEEGVIMDLLVNPIEILGDEKGNVIGMKCIRMELGEPDASGRRRPIAIEGSEFIMDVNTVIMSLGTSPNPLIPLTTEGLDINKRKCIIAEDETGLTSKKNVYAGGDAVSGAATVILAMEAGKKAAKAIDEMLTN; translated from the coding sequence ATGGATAAGATGAAGAGAGTTCCAATAGAAGAGCAAGATCCAAAAATAAGAGCAACTAATTTTGCGGAGGTATGTTTAGGATATACAGAGGATGAAGCAGTTAAGGAAGCTACAAGATGTTTAAACTGTAAAAAACCAATGTGTGTTAGTAAATGCCCTGTTGCAATAGATATTCCCGGTTTTATTAAGCATGTTAAGAATAAAGAATTTGTAGAGGCAGTTAAGGTGATAGCTAAATATAGTGCACTTCCTGCGGTTTGTGGTAGGGTTTGTCCACAAGAAACTCAATGTGAGAGCAAGTGTATCCTAGGAATAAAAGGAGACGCAATAGCTATAGGTAAACTTGAAAGATTTGTAGGGGATTACTCAAGGGTACATAATGTCGATCTTTCAGAAACTAAACCTAAAAATGGTATTAAGGTTGCAGTGGTAGGAAGTGGTCCATCAGGACTTACTTGCGCAGGAGATTTAGCAAAAGCTGGATACGATGTGACTATTTTCGAGGCACTTCATGAAGCTGGTGGAGTTTTGGTATATGGTATACCAGAATTTAGGCTTCCAAAAGAAACAGTAGTAAAACATGAAGTTGAAAATGTTAAAAAATTAGGCGTCAAATTAGAAACAAATGTTATTGTGGGACGAACTGTAACAATAGACCAATTGATGGAAGATGAAGATTTTAAAGCTGTATTTATTGGTTCTGGTGCAGGACTACCAATGTTTATGGGAATACCGGGAGAAAATTTAAATGGAGTGTTTTCTGCTAATGAGTATTTAACTAGAAATAATTTAATGAAAGCATATAAAGAAGGATATCAGACACCTATAAGAACAGGCGAAAAGGTTGCGGTTGTAGGTGGAGGAAATGTTGCTATGGACTCTGTGCGTACAGCAGTGAGACTTGGAGCAGAAGGACACATAGTATACAGAAGATCAGAATCAGAACTTCCTGCAAGAGTTGAGGAAGTACATCATGCAAAAGAAGAAGGGGTTATAATGGATCTACTTGTTAACCCAATTGAAATCCTAGGTGATGAAAAAGGTAATGTTATAGGAATGAAGTGCATAAGAATGGAGTTAGGTGAGCCTGATGCCTCAGGAAGAAGAAGACCTATAGCTATTGAAGGCTCAGAATTTATAATGGATGTTAATACAGTTATAATGTCTTTAGGGACATCACCAAATCCATTAATACCTTTGACAACAGAAGGTTTAGATATTAATAAACGTAAGTGCATAATTGCAGAGGATGAAACTGGATTAACATCTAAAAAGAATGTATATGCTGGTGGAGATGCAGTTTCAGGAGCGGCTACAGTTATACTAGCTATGGAAGCGGGCAAAAAAGCTGCTAAAGCTATAGATGAAATGTTAACAAACTAA